A genomic segment from Moorena sp. SIOASIH encodes:
- a CDS encoding DUF4058 family protein → MPSPFPGMNPYLEHPEVWPGVHHWLIIELARSLSPQLRPKYRVGVEVRIYETIGEQSLLVGIPDLTVKGSQVTTKQAMTNVAVAQAPTQPQTVQVPVPETIKQGYLEVREVATKEVVTAIEILSPINKRSGEGRKQYESKRNKVLGSFTHLVEIDLLRKGQPMPVYNSNIETHYRILVSRGDRRPQADLYGFNLPDSIPSFPLPLKSGDTEPLVDLKLLLNNIYDQASYDLLIDYNEEPLPQLSEDDRVWVNTWLTEQQLRSH, encoded by the coding sequence ATGCCTTCCCCTTTTCCAGGGATGAACCCTTATCTAGAACATCCAGAAGTTTGGCCAGGAGTACATCACTGGCTTATTATTGAACTAGCCAGATCCCTTTCTCCTCAACTGCGTCCGAAATACAGAGTTGGTGTTGAAGTGCGCATATATGAAACTATTGGTGAACAATCGTTGCTCGTTGGCATTCCCGATTTAACTGTCAAAGGGTCACAGGTGACAACTAAACAAGCAATGACTAATGTTGCAGTTGCACAAGCTCCAACTCAACCCCAGACGGTACAAGTTCCTGTGCCTGAAACCATTAAACAAGGTTATTTAGAAGTCCGAGAAGTAGCTACCAAGGAAGTAGTAACAGCTATTGAAATCCTCTCTCCGATTAATAAACGTTCTGGGGAAGGACGCAAGCAATATGAAAGTAAACGAAATAAAGTCTTAGGCAGTTTCACTCATTTAGTAGAAATTGATTTACTGCGTAAGGGACAACCAATGCCAGTTTATAATAGCAATATTGAAACCCATTATCGAATTTTAGTGAGTCGAGGAGACCGTCGTCCTCAAGCTGATTTGTATGGATTTAATTTACCAGATTCTATCCCCTCATTTCCTTTACCGCTGAAGTCTGGAGATACAGAACCATTAGTAGATTTAAAGTTATTATTGAATAATATCTACGACCAAGCTAGTTATGATTTACTAATAGATTATAATGAAGAGCCACTACCGCAATTGTCGGAAGACGACCGGGTTTGGGTTAATACATGGTTAACGGAGCAACAACTGCGATCGCACTAG
- the rsmG gene encoding 16S rRNA (guanine(527)-N(7))-methyltransferase RsmG, with product MTNDQNVLVLPQMTEVWQQTLNWQPAPEQQQLFQKLYEGILSGNRQLNLTRITAPEEFWEKHLWDSLVGLAPIWQSVTPGQRIIDIGTGAGFPGLPVAIAFPNTAITLLDSTRKKITFLQTLIPQLGINNVKTLVGRAEAIGQKRQHRHSYDIALVRAVSSPSVCAEYALPLLKKGGLAILYRGHWTDEETEALQPAVKKLGGRIESVEKFTTPLSDSVRHCLLLKVLSPTVAKFPRAVGLPAQQPLN from the coding sequence ATGACAAATGACCAAAATGTTTTAGTGCTGCCACAAATGACAGAGGTTTGGCAACAAACTCTAAATTGGCAGCCAGCTCCAGAACAACAACAGTTGTTTCAGAAACTCTATGAAGGGATTTTGTCAGGCAATCGCCAGTTGAATTTAACTCGGATTACGGCTCCCGAGGAGTTTTGGGAAAAGCATCTGTGGGATTCTTTGGTAGGATTGGCTCCCATATGGCAGTCTGTAACTCCAGGACAGAGAATTATTGATATTGGAACGGGGGCGGGATTTCCGGGATTACCAGTTGCGATCGCATTTCCTAATACTGCTATTACTTTACTCGATTCCACTCGCAAAAAAATTACTTTTCTCCAAACCTTAATCCCCCAGTTGGGAATTAATAATGTTAAAACTTTAGTTGGCAGAGCAGAAGCCATTGGACAGAAGCGACAGCATCGACACTCCTACGATATTGCTCTAGTTCGTGCTGTTAGTTCCCCTTCTGTTTGTGCTGAATATGCTCTACCACTTCTGAAAAAGGGAGGTTTGGCGATTCTCTATCGTGGTCATTGGACAGATGAAGAAACCGAAGCTTTACAGCCAGCGGTAAAAAAGTTAGGTGGAAGGATTGAATCAGTTGAAAAATTTACTACTCCTTTGAGCGATAGTGTTCGTCATTGTTTGTTGTTGAAAGTATTATCACCAACAGTAGCTAAGTTTCCCCGTGCTGTCGGATTACCAGCACAACAACCTTTGAATTAG
- a CDS encoding ABC transporter ATP-binding protein yields the protein MLYLRDLTYHPPASSTPILNGLNLELAPQELGLVIGVSGSGKSTLLEILAGLAQPTAGNIFWGETELTNDHLPQLAGLVFQFPERHFCGKTILEELRMGHPELGSQRVYDALGEVGLADFPLHTSPHAMSGGQQRRLALAVQLIRQPHILMLDEPTAGLDWSMRRQLVNLLAKLKTHWTLLVVTHDAKDLLPIADRCWTLKQGELKAVDLASA from the coding sequence ATCTTGAATGGTCTGAATCTAGAGCTAGCACCACAAGAATTGGGACTAGTGATTGGTGTTAGTGGTTCTGGTAAAAGCACATTATTGGAAATTTTGGCAGGATTAGCCCAGCCCACGGCAGGAAACATCTTTTGGGGAGAAACCGAACTCACAAACGACCACCTACCCCAACTGGCAGGATTAGTGTTTCAGTTTCCAGAACGGCATTTCTGTGGTAAGACTATCCTGGAAGAATTGCGGATGGGACATCCAGAGTTGGGGTCACAGAGGGTTTATGATGCCTTGGGGGAAGTGGGACTGGCTGATTTCCCCCTGCATACTTCACCCCATGCTATGAGTGGTGGTCAGCAGCGACGCCTTGCTCTAGCAGTACAACTGATTCGTCAACCCCATATACTGATGTTGGATGAACCAACCGCTGGATTAGACTGGTCTATGCGAAGACAGTTAGTCAATCTGCTGGCAAAACTCAAAACCCATTGGACACTCCTAGTGGTGACTCACGATGCTAAGGATTTATTGCCTATTGCTGACCGCTGCTGGACTCTTAAGCAAGGGGAATTAAAAGCTGTTGACCTAGCTAGTGCTTAG
- a CDS encoding Uma2 family endonuclease — MTATTALLSLEDYLSYNDGTDRRYELVNGELIAMSQPKGQHGAITEFLNDQFRAEIQAQGLAWVSKQGFIAIESPRGGRWDTARIPDVTVATLEQWQGMLDREAIIRLNESPPFLVVEVVSESTRRTDYRSKRVEYNLLEIREYWIVDPLKKQVVVLQLVDDLYEETVVVGDELIESTIFPGLQLSAQQVLNAAL, encoded by the coding sequence ATGACTGCCACTACTGCACTGCTTAGCCTCGAAGACTACTTAAGCTACAACGATGGCACTGATCGGCGTTATGAACTGGTGAATGGGGAACTGATTGCCATGTCTCAACCCAAAGGACAACATGGTGCAATTACTGAGTTTCTCAACGATCAATTTCGGGCTGAAATTCAGGCTCAGGGGTTAGCCTGGGTTTCTAAGCAAGGGTTTATTGCCATCGAGTCGCCCCGTGGGGGACGTTGGGATACAGCGCGGATTCCAGATGTGACGGTGGCAACACTGGAGCAATGGCAGGGAATGCTGGATCGAGAGGCGATCATTCGTCTCAACGAATCGCCACCTTTTTTGGTGGTTGAAGTGGTTAGCGAATCGACTCGGAGGACGGATTATCGCAGCAAACGAGTGGAGTATAACTTGCTGGAAATTCGCGAATATTGGATTGTCGATCCGCTCAAAAAGCAGGTTGTGGTGTTGCAGTTGGTCGATGATCTTTATGAGGAAACGGTTGTTGTGGGGGATGAGTTGATTGAATCAACTATTTTTCCGGGGTTACAGCTTTCGGCACAACAAGTGTTGAATGCAGCGCTTTAG